A part of Microbacterium atlanticum genomic DNA contains:
- a CDS encoding cold-shock protein: protein MATGTVKWFNSEKGYGFIAPDDGSADLFAHFSAITGSGFKELRDDQKVEFDAEQGPKGMQAANIRPL, encoded by the coding sequence ATGGCCACTGGCACCGTGAAATGGTTCAACTCCGAGAAGGGCTACGGCTTCATCGCTCCCGATGACGGCTCGGCCGACCTCTTCGCGCACTTCAGCGCGATCACCGGCAGCGGGTTCAAGGAACTCCGCGACGACCAGAAGGTCGAATTCGACGCCGAGCAGGGCCCCAAGGGCATGCAGGCGGCGAACATCCGCCCCCTCTGA